In one Alnus glutinosa chromosome 12, dhAlnGlut1.1, whole genome shotgun sequence genomic region, the following are encoded:
- the LOC133851180 gene encoding ABC transporter B family member 21-like isoform X1, with amino-acid sequence MAVEDGVEGDAGRNEATTSRGNAEAENSSAMNGDQQNSQNNKGDEKTKTVPFLKLFSFADSTDTALMIVGTIAAMGSGLGMPLMTILFGQLINTFASNQANNNEVVHEISKVAIKFVYLAVGVGCASCLQVICWMVTGARQAARIRGLYLETILRQDVAFFDKETNTGEVVGRMSGDTVLIQDAVGEKVGKFIQLISTFFGGFTIAIIRGWLLAIVLCSAIPLLAIAGAMVALVISKMASRGQSAYAKAANVVEQTIGGIKTVASFTGEKKAITSYNKFLVNAYKSGVHEGLAAGVGAGTVTLVVFSTYSLAVYFGANLILHKGYDGGQVMNVIVAILTASMSLGQTSPCLSAFAAGRAAAYKMFETIERKPVIDAFNKSGKALDDLRGDIELKDVYFSYPTRPDEQIFNGFSLCIPSGMTAALVGQSGSGKSTVISLIERFYDPQVGEVLIDNINLKEFQLKWIRGKIGLVSQEPVLFGASIKDNIAYGNDGATIEEIRAAAELANATKFIDKLPQGLDTMVGEHGTQMSGGQKQRIAIARAILKDPRILLLDEATSALDAESEKIVQEALDRIMVNRTTVIVAHRLSTVRNADMIAVIHRGKLVEKGSHSELLKDPDGEFSQLIRLQEVNKESQYVAVDQENSEITLESVRQSSRRALMPQSISQGSSRISSSRLSFSVRFDVPTGFDVTYTAAAEPHTSSVAPQKSPEVPFRRLAYLNKPEIPVILIGTVAAIISGVVLPIFGLLISSVIKTLFKPPHELRKDSKFWALMFIVLGLVGFVSTPIRSYFFAVAGCKLIERIRAMCFEKVVRMEVGWFDEPENSSGAIGARLSADAATVRALVGDALAQIVQSIASVVAGLVIAFYASWRMAFIILALVPLLAVNGYVQQRFAEGFSADAKEMYEDASQIANDAVGSIRIVASFCAEEKVMQLYGEKCEGPVKESIKESLISGIGYGIANFLLFNVYATTIYAGAQLVKKDKATYEDVFRVFFALTMAASAVSQSSSFSNDSQRAMNVTGSIFAMVDRKSKIDPSDESGMFLDDVKGDIELHHVSFKYPSRPDVQIFRDLNLAIHAGKTVALVGESGSGKSTVIALLERFYDPDSGYITLDGIEIQKFQLKWLRQQMGLVSQEPVLFNDTIRANIAYGKGGNADEAEIIAAAQSANAHKFISGLQQGYETVVGERGLQLSGGQKQRVAIARAIIKNPKILLLDEATSALDAESEKVVQDALDRVMVNRTTIVVAHRLSTIKNADLIVVVKNGVIVENGRHETLINIQDGFYASLVALHLSSTTA; translated from the exons ATGGCGGTGGAGGACGGCGTGGAAGGCGATGCAGGTAGAAATGAGGCCACCACTTCAAGAGGCAATGCAGAAGCAGAGAATAGCTCTGCCATGAATGGAGACCAACAAAACTCTCAGAATAACAAAGGAGATGAGAAAACCAAGACAGTTCCATTTCTCAAGCTTTTCTCATTTGCAGATTCCACTGATACTGCATTGATGATTGTTGGCACAATTGCAGCCATGGGGAGTGGGTTAGGCATGCCCCTTATGACAATACTATTTGGGCAATTGATCAATACTTTCGCCAGTAACCAAGCTAACAACAATGAAGTCGTTCATGAAATTTCCAAG GTCGCTATAAAATTTGTCTACTTGGCAGTGGGGGTTGGTTGCGCATCATGCCTCC AGGTGATATGCTGGATGGTCACAGGGGCGAGACAGGCTGCAAGAATAAGGGGTTTGTATCTTGAAACTATACTGAGACAAGATGTTGCTTTCTTTGATAAGGAAACTAACACCGGAGAGGTTGTTGGGAGAATGTCTGGTGACACTGTTCTCATACAGGATGCCGTGGGTGAGAAG GTTGGTAAATTTATACAGCTGATATCGACCTTCTTCGGGGGCTTTACAATAGCAATTATCAGGGGGTGGCTTCTTGCCATTGTCTTGTGCTCTGCAATTCCTCTTCTTGCTATAGCTGGTGCCATGGTGGCCTTGGTTATATCGAAGATGGCATCCCGTGGACAAAGTGCTTATGCGAAGGCAGCAAATGTAGTTGAACAAACAATTGGCGGAATCAAAACT GTTGCATCATTTACAGGGGAGAAGAAAGCTATTACAAGTTACAACAAATTTCTTGTAAATGCTTACAAATCTGGTGTTCATGAAGGATTAGCTGCCGGAGTAGGTGCTGGTACGGTTACGTTAGTCGTGTTTTCTACCTATTCGTTGGCTGTGTATTTTGGTGCAAATCTGATACTACATAAAGGATACGATGGGGGTCAAGTGATGAATGTGATTGTCGCAATCTTAACTGCTTCCAT GTCCTTAGGCCAGACATCTCCATGCTTGAGTGCATTTGCTGCTGGCCGAGCTGCAGCCTATAAGATGTTTGAAACTATTGAGAGGAAGCCAGTCATCGATGCTTTTAACAAAAGTGGGAAAGCGTTGGATGACCTTCGTGGAGATATAGAATTGAAGGATGTTTATTTCAGCTATCCAACCAGACCGGATGAGCAAATATTCAATGGATTTTCTCTCTGTATCCCTAGTGGCATGACTGCAGCTTTAGTTGGACAAAGCGGAAGTGGGAAGTCAACAGTGATCAGCCTAATAGAGAGATTCTATGATCCACAAGTTGGTGAAGTTCTAATAGATAACATAAACCTCAAGGAGTTTCAACTAAAGTGGATTAGGGGGAAAATCGGTCTTGTCAGCCAGGAACCTGTGCTTTTTGGTGCCAGCATTAAGGACAACATTGCATATGGAAATGATGGTGCAACTATTGAAGAGATAAGAGCTGCAGCTGAACTGGCAAATGCTACTAAATTCATTGATAAATTGCCACAG GGACTAGATACCATGGTTGGTGAGCATGGAACACAGATGTCTGGTGGGCAGAAGCAGAGAATTGCCATTGCAAGAGCAATCCTGAAAGATCCACGAATTTTACTACTGGATGAAGCTACAAGTGCACTTGATGCAGAATCCGAGAAAATAGTGCAAGAGGCGTTAGACAGGATTATGGTTAACCGAACAACTGTCATTGTTGCCCATCGTTTGAGCACAGTGAGGAATGCTGATATGATCGCAGTCATTCATAGAGGAAAGCTGGTTGAAAAAG GCTCACACTCAGAACTGCTCAAGGACCCTGATGGGGAGTTCTCTCAACTTATACGCTTGCAAGAAGTAAACAAGGAGTCACAATATGTTGCAGTTGATCAAGAAAATTCTGAAATTACTTTGGAATCTGTGAGACAGTCAAGTCGAAGAGCATTAATGCCACAATCCATTAGTCAGGGATCATCAAGAATTAGTAGTAGCCGCCTCTCATTCTCAGTCAGATTTGATGTACCCACAGGATTTGATGTAACTTATACTGCAGCAGCAGAACCACATACCTCTTCAGTAGCACCACAAAAATCACCAGAGGTCCCATTTCGCCGCCTTGCCTATCTTAATAAGCCTGAGATTCCAGTTATTCTAATTGGAACAGTAGCTGCAATCATAAGTGGAGTAGTACTTCCAATTTTTGGTTTGCTAATTTCAAGTGTAATCAAAACATTATTCAAACCACCTCATGAACTAAGAAAGGATTCGAAGTTTTGGGCACTAATGTTTATAGTGCTTGGTTTGGTAGGATTTGTCTCAACTCCAATAAGATCATATTTTTTTGCTGTGGCTGGGTGTAAGCTAATTGAACGTATCAGAGCAATGTGTTTTGAAAAGGTGGTTCGCATGGAGGTTGGTTGGTTCGATGAGCCTGAGAACTCGAGCGGTGCCATTGGTGCAAGGCTCTCGGCAGATGCAGCAACAGTGCGTGCTCTAGTCGGTGATGCACTAGCTCAAATTGTTCAAAGTATTGCATCAGTGGTTGCAGGTTTAGTCATCGCTTTTTATGCCAGTTGGCGGATGGCGTTTATTATCCTCGCATTGGTTCCTCTACTTGCAGTCAATGGATATGTTCAGCAAAGGTTTGCGGAAGGATTCAGTGCAGATGCGAAG GAAATGTATGAGGACGCAAGCCAAATAGCAAATGATGCAGTTGGGAGTATAAGAATCGTTGCTTCTTTCTGTGCTGAAGAGAAAGTGATGCAACTTTATGGAGAGAAATGTGAAGGCCCTGTGAAGGAAAGCATAAAGGAAAGCTTGATTAGTGGAATAGGATATGGAATAGCTAACTTCTTACTGTTTAACGTCTACGCGACCACTATCTATGCAGGAGCTCAGCTGGTTAAGAAAGATAAAGCAACATACGAGGATGTTTTCCGA GTTTTCTTTGCTTTGACCATGGCAGCTTCTGCGGTTAGTCAATCATCCTCATTTTCCAATGATTCTCAGAGAGCCATGAATGTTACTGGTTCCATCTTTGCAATGGTGGACAGGAAGTCAAAGATAGATCCAAGTGATGAGTCTGGGATGTTTTTGGATGATGTCAAGGGAGATATTGAGCTTCATCATGTAAGCTTTAAGTACCCATCTAGGCCAGATGTTCAGATATTCAGAGACCTCAACTTGGCTATTCATGCAGGCAAG ACAGTTGCCTTGGTTGGAGAAAGCGGTAGCGGGAAATCAACAGTGATAGCATTATTGGAAAGATTTTATGATCCTGATTCAGGTTATATTACACTTGATGGAATCGAAATTCAAAAGTTCCAATTGAAGTGGTTGAGGCAGCAGATGGGCCTTGTAAGCCAAGAACCAGTTTTGTTCAATGACACAATCCGTGCCAACATTGCTTATGGAAAGGGTGGAAACGCAGATGAGGCCGAGATTATAGCTGCAGCTCAATCGGCCAACGCCCACAAGTTCATTAGTGGACTGCAACAA GGTTATGAAACTGTAGTAGGAGAACGAGGGCTCCAATTGTCCGGCGGGCAGAAGCAGCGTGTAGCCATTGCACGTGCTATCATTAAAAATCCAAAGATATTACTATTAGATGAGGCTACCAGTGCACTGGATGCTGAGTCGGAGAAAGTAGTCCAAGATGCATTAGACAGAGTCATGGTGAACAGGACTACAATTGTGGTCGCCCATCGATTATCCACGATCAAGAATGCAGATTTAATTGTTGTGGTTAAGAATGGGGTTATTGTGGAGAACGGAAGGCATGAGACTTTGATTAATATTCAGGATGGATTTTATGCCTCCCTAGTGGCACTTCACTTGAGTTCTACAACTGCTTGA
- the LOC133851180 gene encoding ABC transporter B family member 21-like isoform X2 → MCRTWMVQFCSLLYMNRDGVEGDAGRNEATTSRGDEKTKTVPFLKLFSFADSTDTALMIVGTIAAMGSGLGMPLMTILFGQLINTFASNQANNNEVVHEISKVAIKFVYLAVGVGCASCLQVICWMVTGARQAARIRGLYLETILRQDVAFFDKETNTGEVVGRMSGDTVLIQDAVGEKVGKFIQLISTFFGGFTIAIIRGWLLAIVLCSAIPLLAIAGAMVALVISKMASRGQSAYAKAANVVEQTIGGIKTVASFTGEKKAITSYNKFLVNAYKSGVHEGLAAGVGAGTVTLVVFSTYSLAVYFGANLILHKGYDGGQVMNVIVAILTASMSLGQTSPCLSAFAAGRAAAYKMFETIERKPVIDAFNKSGKALDDLRGDIELKDVYFSYPTRPDEQIFNGFSLCIPSGMTAALVGQSGSGKSTVISLIERFYDPQVGEVLIDNINLKEFQLKWIRGKIGLVSQEPVLFGASIKDNIAYGNDGATIEEIRAAAELANATKFIDKLPQGLDTMVGEHGTQMSGGQKQRIAIARAILKDPRILLLDEATSALDAESEKIVQEALDRIMVNRTTVIVAHRLSTVRNADMIAVIHRGKLVEKGSHSELLKDPDGEFSQLIRLQEVNKESQYVAVDQENSEITLESVRQSSRRALMPQSISQGSSRISSSRLSFSVRFDVPTGFDVTYTAAAEPHTSSVAPQKSPEVPFRRLAYLNKPEIPVILIGTVAAIISGVVLPIFGLLISSVIKTLFKPPHELRKDSKFWALMFIVLGLVGFVSTPIRSYFFAVAGCKLIERIRAMCFEKVVRMEVGWFDEPENSSGAIGARLSADAATVRALVGDALAQIVQSIASVVAGLVIAFYASWRMAFIILALVPLLAVNGYVQQRFAEGFSADAKEMYEDASQIANDAVGSIRIVASFCAEEKVMQLYGEKCEGPVKESIKESLISGIGYGIANFLLFNVYATTIYAGAQLVKKDKATYEDVFRVFFALTMAASAVSQSSSFSNDSQRAMNVTGSIFAMVDRKSKIDPSDESGMFLDDVKGDIELHHVSFKYPSRPDVQIFRDLNLAIHAGKTVALVGESGSGKSTVIALLERFYDPDSGYITLDGIEIQKFQLKWLRQQMGLVSQEPVLFNDTIRANIAYGKGGNADEAEIIAAAQSANAHKFISGLQQGYETVVGERGLQLSGGQKQRVAIARAIIKNPKILLLDEATSALDAESEKVVQDALDRVMVNRTTIVVAHRLSTIKNADLIVVVKNGVIVENGRHETLINIQDGFYASLVALHLSSTTA, encoded by the exons ATGTGTCGGACTTGGATGGTCCAATTTTGTAGTCTTTTGTATATGAATCGT GACGGCGTGGAAGGCGATGCAGGTAGAAATGAGGCCACCACTTCAAGAG GAGATGAGAAAACCAAGACAGTTCCATTTCTCAAGCTTTTCTCATTTGCAGATTCCACTGATACTGCATTGATGATTGTTGGCACAATTGCAGCCATGGGGAGTGGGTTAGGCATGCCCCTTATGACAATACTATTTGGGCAATTGATCAATACTTTCGCCAGTAACCAAGCTAACAACAATGAAGTCGTTCATGAAATTTCCAAG GTCGCTATAAAATTTGTCTACTTGGCAGTGGGGGTTGGTTGCGCATCATGCCTCC AGGTGATATGCTGGATGGTCACAGGGGCGAGACAGGCTGCAAGAATAAGGGGTTTGTATCTTGAAACTATACTGAGACAAGATGTTGCTTTCTTTGATAAGGAAACTAACACCGGAGAGGTTGTTGGGAGAATGTCTGGTGACACTGTTCTCATACAGGATGCCGTGGGTGAGAAG GTTGGTAAATTTATACAGCTGATATCGACCTTCTTCGGGGGCTTTACAATAGCAATTATCAGGGGGTGGCTTCTTGCCATTGTCTTGTGCTCTGCAATTCCTCTTCTTGCTATAGCTGGTGCCATGGTGGCCTTGGTTATATCGAAGATGGCATCCCGTGGACAAAGTGCTTATGCGAAGGCAGCAAATGTAGTTGAACAAACAATTGGCGGAATCAAAACT GTTGCATCATTTACAGGGGAGAAGAAAGCTATTACAAGTTACAACAAATTTCTTGTAAATGCTTACAAATCTGGTGTTCATGAAGGATTAGCTGCCGGAGTAGGTGCTGGTACGGTTACGTTAGTCGTGTTTTCTACCTATTCGTTGGCTGTGTATTTTGGTGCAAATCTGATACTACATAAAGGATACGATGGGGGTCAAGTGATGAATGTGATTGTCGCAATCTTAACTGCTTCCAT GTCCTTAGGCCAGACATCTCCATGCTTGAGTGCATTTGCTGCTGGCCGAGCTGCAGCCTATAAGATGTTTGAAACTATTGAGAGGAAGCCAGTCATCGATGCTTTTAACAAAAGTGGGAAAGCGTTGGATGACCTTCGTGGAGATATAGAATTGAAGGATGTTTATTTCAGCTATCCAACCAGACCGGATGAGCAAATATTCAATGGATTTTCTCTCTGTATCCCTAGTGGCATGACTGCAGCTTTAGTTGGACAAAGCGGAAGTGGGAAGTCAACAGTGATCAGCCTAATAGAGAGATTCTATGATCCACAAGTTGGTGAAGTTCTAATAGATAACATAAACCTCAAGGAGTTTCAACTAAAGTGGATTAGGGGGAAAATCGGTCTTGTCAGCCAGGAACCTGTGCTTTTTGGTGCCAGCATTAAGGACAACATTGCATATGGAAATGATGGTGCAACTATTGAAGAGATAAGAGCTGCAGCTGAACTGGCAAATGCTACTAAATTCATTGATAAATTGCCACAG GGACTAGATACCATGGTTGGTGAGCATGGAACACAGATGTCTGGTGGGCAGAAGCAGAGAATTGCCATTGCAAGAGCAATCCTGAAAGATCCACGAATTTTACTACTGGATGAAGCTACAAGTGCACTTGATGCAGAATCCGAGAAAATAGTGCAAGAGGCGTTAGACAGGATTATGGTTAACCGAACAACTGTCATTGTTGCCCATCGTTTGAGCACAGTGAGGAATGCTGATATGATCGCAGTCATTCATAGAGGAAAGCTGGTTGAAAAAG GCTCACACTCAGAACTGCTCAAGGACCCTGATGGGGAGTTCTCTCAACTTATACGCTTGCAAGAAGTAAACAAGGAGTCACAATATGTTGCAGTTGATCAAGAAAATTCTGAAATTACTTTGGAATCTGTGAGACAGTCAAGTCGAAGAGCATTAATGCCACAATCCATTAGTCAGGGATCATCAAGAATTAGTAGTAGCCGCCTCTCATTCTCAGTCAGATTTGATGTACCCACAGGATTTGATGTAACTTATACTGCAGCAGCAGAACCACATACCTCTTCAGTAGCACCACAAAAATCACCAGAGGTCCCATTTCGCCGCCTTGCCTATCTTAATAAGCCTGAGATTCCAGTTATTCTAATTGGAACAGTAGCTGCAATCATAAGTGGAGTAGTACTTCCAATTTTTGGTTTGCTAATTTCAAGTGTAATCAAAACATTATTCAAACCACCTCATGAACTAAGAAAGGATTCGAAGTTTTGGGCACTAATGTTTATAGTGCTTGGTTTGGTAGGATTTGTCTCAACTCCAATAAGATCATATTTTTTTGCTGTGGCTGGGTGTAAGCTAATTGAACGTATCAGAGCAATGTGTTTTGAAAAGGTGGTTCGCATGGAGGTTGGTTGGTTCGATGAGCCTGAGAACTCGAGCGGTGCCATTGGTGCAAGGCTCTCGGCAGATGCAGCAACAGTGCGTGCTCTAGTCGGTGATGCACTAGCTCAAATTGTTCAAAGTATTGCATCAGTGGTTGCAGGTTTAGTCATCGCTTTTTATGCCAGTTGGCGGATGGCGTTTATTATCCTCGCATTGGTTCCTCTACTTGCAGTCAATGGATATGTTCAGCAAAGGTTTGCGGAAGGATTCAGTGCAGATGCGAAG GAAATGTATGAGGACGCAAGCCAAATAGCAAATGATGCAGTTGGGAGTATAAGAATCGTTGCTTCTTTCTGTGCTGAAGAGAAAGTGATGCAACTTTATGGAGAGAAATGTGAAGGCCCTGTGAAGGAAAGCATAAAGGAAAGCTTGATTAGTGGAATAGGATATGGAATAGCTAACTTCTTACTGTTTAACGTCTACGCGACCACTATCTATGCAGGAGCTCAGCTGGTTAAGAAAGATAAAGCAACATACGAGGATGTTTTCCGA GTTTTCTTTGCTTTGACCATGGCAGCTTCTGCGGTTAGTCAATCATCCTCATTTTCCAATGATTCTCAGAGAGCCATGAATGTTACTGGTTCCATCTTTGCAATGGTGGACAGGAAGTCAAAGATAGATCCAAGTGATGAGTCTGGGATGTTTTTGGATGATGTCAAGGGAGATATTGAGCTTCATCATGTAAGCTTTAAGTACCCATCTAGGCCAGATGTTCAGATATTCAGAGACCTCAACTTGGCTATTCATGCAGGCAAG ACAGTTGCCTTGGTTGGAGAAAGCGGTAGCGGGAAATCAACAGTGATAGCATTATTGGAAAGATTTTATGATCCTGATTCAGGTTATATTACACTTGATGGAATCGAAATTCAAAAGTTCCAATTGAAGTGGTTGAGGCAGCAGATGGGCCTTGTAAGCCAAGAACCAGTTTTGTTCAATGACACAATCCGTGCCAACATTGCTTATGGAAAGGGTGGAAACGCAGATGAGGCCGAGATTATAGCTGCAGCTCAATCGGCCAACGCCCACAAGTTCATTAGTGGACTGCAACAA GGTTATGAAACTGTAGTAGGAGAACGAGGGCTCCAATTGTCCGGCGGGCAGAAGCAGCGTGTAGCCATTGCACGTGCTATCATTAAAAATCCAAAGATATTACTATTAGATGAGGCTACCAGTGCACTGGATGCTGAGTCGGAGAAAGTAGTCCAAGATGCATTAGACAGAGTCATGGTGAACAGGACTACAATTGTGGTCGCCCATCGATTATCCACGATCAAGAATGCAGATTTAATTGTTGTGGTTAAGAATGGGGTTATTGTGGAGAACGGAAGGCATGAGACTTTGATTAATATTCAGGATGGATTTTATGCCTCCCTAGTGGCACTTCACTTGAGTTCTACAACTGCTTGA